One Burkholderia sp. 9120 genomic window, GCCGTGGTGGTGACAAACCCTTCCTTCAAGACCCCTTCGATACTCATTTGCTTTCCACTCCAGACGGGGTGGCAAGCCTGGCCACCCACGCAAACCGGCGATTAATCCATCATTCCCAGTCGAGGCCGCCTTTCTTCCAGATATAGGCGAAGCCCAGCAGGAATTCGAGCAGGAAAATCATCATTGCCATGAAACCGGGCCAGCCGATGTCGCGCAGGGCGACGCCCCACGGGAACAGGAACGCGGTTTCAAGGTCGAAAATGATGAAGAGAATGGCGACGAGGTAATAGCGCACGTCGAACTTCATGCGCGCATCTTCGAATGCTTCGAAGCCGCACTCGTACGGTGCGTTTTTCTCGGTGTCGGGCTTGTTGGGACCGAGGATTTTACCAATGCTGACCAGTGCTACGCCTAAACCGGTGCCCACAATGAGGAACAGCAAGACGGGGAAATAGGCTGCGAGGTTCAAGACTATCCTCAATCGGTTGGTTCTGAGTGCCGACAGGAGCATAGCACTCCTGCCGCGAAATCACTTCCGAAACGCACAAGCTGCAAGCCCAACGCAAGCCGTGCTCCAGAAACAAAAAATGCCAGCCGAAGCGAAGCAAGCGGCTAGCATTTAGATAACATTTTGGTGCCGACGGCGAGACTCGAACTCGCACAGCTTTCGCCACTACCCCCTCAAGATAGCGTGTCTACCAATTTCACCACGTCGGCACTGCATGCAATCCGGGAAAACAACTTGTAAAACCCGCGAATCGCTTCAAGTCTCAAATTATAACTGGCTTAAGCGGTTTGTTCAACGCACAAAATGCAGTTTGAACGAAAATTTATTTCGGCACGTCGGTAGCCGGCGTGGACGCTGCCGATGCCGGCAACACAGCCGACCCACCTGCCGGTGCCGATGCCGCGGAAGCCGCAACCGGTGCAGTCGCTGCCGCGCCCAGCAAGCCTGCGGAAGGTTTCGCACGATACGCGCCGAGGTAAGTCAGCGTCAACGTGGTGACAAAAAACACCGCTGCGAGGACGGCGGTTGTACGCGACAAAAAGTTCGCCGAACCCGTCGCGCCGAACAAACTGCCCGATGCGCCGCTGCCGAAAGCAGCGCCCATATCGGCGCCTTTGCCGTGTTGCAGCAAGACGAGGCCGATAACCCCGAGCGCCGACAACAGCTGAACGACGATAATCAATGTTTTCAAATACAGCATCACACTCACCTGAGTCTTTATTAACCGGACCACACACGGTGTGTGGCACGGGAATGGGGCATCCTCGCCGAGGCGCCCTGCTTAGCCAGCGACGCCCACTACAACCGCAGCCGCCTTGCAGATCGCCAGAAAATCCTGGTCTTTCAACGACGCGCCGCCAATCAGGCCGCCGTCGATATCCGGTTGACGGAACAATTCTTCCGCGTTTTCCGGCTTCACACTGCCGCCGTACAACAGCGGCACATCCGCCACTTCCGCGCCCTTAGCCGCCAGACGCGAACGCAGGAACGCGTGAACTGCCTGCGCCTGCTCCGACGTCGCGCTCTTGCCGGTGCCGATCGCCCAGACCGGCTCATACGCGACAACGATACGCGCCGCGTCTTGCACCGACAGCTTCGCCAGCACTTCGTCCAGTTGCGTGCCGACTACCTGCTCGGTCGCACCGGCTTCGCGCTCTTCGAGGGTTTCGCCGACACAGACGATCGGCGTCAATCCCGCTTCCAGCGTGCGCTGCGTTTTTACCGCGACCAGCTCGGCGCTTTCGCGATGATAGGCACGGCGTTCCGAGTGTCCGACGATCGCGAGCGAAGCGCCGAAATCCACTACCATCGGCGCGGCCACTTCGCCGGTATAGGCACCATGCGTGAACGCGGACACGTCCTGCACGCCCCACACGATCCGGCTGCCTGCCAGTAACGACTGAGCCTGCGCGAGATACGGGCTCGGCACACAGACACCGACTCGCACCTCACCAGGCAATGCGCTTGCACCTTGCGCCACAGCCTGCAACAGCGTCGCATTTTCAGCGAGGCGCCCGTGCATTTTCCAGTTACCGACTACCAGCTTGGCTCGTTGTTTCGACATCGTCTCGTCTTATCTTGGCGGCGGACTTCGTTTGCGCTTACAGCCCGCCTTTCGGATTCATGCGGCGTGCGCAAAACGCGCAATTTTACTGCGTGGGGTGGATCGGGTCAAACAGCCTGTGTCAAGGCCGTATCGAGCCGCTTGCGTCAAGCGTCCTGACCCCAGCTCAGCACGATCTTGCCGACGTGGGTGCTGCTCTCCATCAGCGTGTGCGCTTCGGCCGCCTGCGCGGCCGGAAACACGCGATGCACCACCGGCTTGATGCGACCGTCTTCGAGATGCGGCCACACGCGTTCTTTCAACTGCGCGGCGATCTTCGCCTTGAATTCGATCGGCCGCGGACGCAGCGTCGAACCCGTCACCGTCAGCCGGCGGCGCAACACCTCGTTCAGATTCAGCTCAGCTTTCGCGCCGCCCAGCAACGCGATCAGCACGATCCGGCCGCCTTCGGCCAGCGCGGTGAGCTCTCGCGGCACGTAGCTGCCCGCCACCATGTCGAGCACCACGTCGACGCCACGGTCGTTGGTGAGCGACTTGATGACTTCGACGAAATCCTCAGTTTTGTAGTTGATCGCCCGCTCGGCGCCCAGCGCCTCGCACGCACGACACTTTTCGTCCGAGCCGGCGGTGGCGAACACGCGAAAACCCAGCGCATGCGCAATCTGGATCGCCGTCACGCCGATGCCGCTCGAACCGCCCTGCACCAGCAGCGTCTCGTTCGGTGCGCCCTCGCCTTTGCCGAGTTGCGCACGGTCGAACACATTGGTCCAGACCGTGAAGAACGTCTCCGGCAGCGAAGCCGCCTCGACATCCGACAAACCCCGCGGCACCGGCAAGCATTGCAGCAACGGCGCGGCCGCGTATTCCGCGTAACCGCCGCCGGCCAGCAGCGCGCAGACGCGATCGCCGATCTTCAGACCGAACGGATTATTCTTCTCGTCGATCGTGCCGCCGACGATCTCGCCCGCCACCTCCAGCCCCGGCAGATCCGACGCGCCCGGCGGCGGCGCATAGCCGCCCTTGCGCTGAAACACGTCCGGACGGTTGATGCCGGAAGCCGCCACCTTGATCAGCACCTCGCCCGCCTTCGGCTGCGGCATGGGCCGCTCGGCGAGCTTGAGGACAT contains:
- a CDS encoding NAD(P)H-quinone oxidoreductase, which codes for MKAIEITEFGAPDVLKLAERPMPQPKAGEVLIKVAASGINRPDVFQRKGGYAPPPGASDLPGLEVAGEIVGGTIDEKNNPFGLKIGDRVCALLAGGGYAEYAAAPLLQCLPVPRGLSDVEAASLPETFFTVWTNVFDRAQLGKGEGAPNETLLVQGGSSGIGVTAIQIAHALGFRVFATAGSDEKCRACEALGAERAINYKTEDFVEVIKSLTNDRGVDVVLDMVAGSYVPRELTALAEGGRIVLIALLGGAKAELNLNEVLRRRLTVTGSTLRPRPIEFKAKIAAQLKERVWPHLEDGRIKPVVHRVFPAAQAAEAHTLMESSTHVGKIVLSWGQDA
- the tpiA gene encoding triose-phosphate isomerase; amino-acid sequence: MSKQRAKLVVGNWKMHGRLAENATLLQAVAQGASALPGEVRVGVCVPSPYLAQAQSLLAGSRIVWGVQDVSAFTHGAYTGEVAAPMVVDFGASLAIVGHSERRAYHRESAELVAVKTQRTLEAGLTPIVCVGETLEEREAGATEQVVGTQLDEVLAKLSVQDAARIVVAYEPVWAIGTGKSATSEQAQAVHAFLRSRLAAKGAEVADVPLLYGGSVKPENAEELFRQPDIDGGLIGGASLKDQDFLAICKAAAVVVGVAG
- the secG gene encoding preprotein translocase subunit SecG, with protein sequence MLYLKTLIIVVQLLSALGVIGLVLLQHGKGADMGAAFGSGASGSLFGATGSANFLSRTTAVLAAVFFVTTLTLTYLGAYRAKPSAGLLGAAATAPVAASAASAPAGGSAVLPASAASTPATDVPK
- a CDS encoding NADH-quinone oxidoreductase subunit A translates to MNLAAYFPVLLFLIVGTGLGVALVSIGKILGPNKPDTEKNAPYECGFEAFEDARMKFDVRYYLVAILFIIFDLETAFLFPWGVALRDIGWPGFMAMMIFLLEFLLGFAYIWKKGGLDWE